The sequence TTCCGACGCTCCTGAAACTTGGTAAGGGTTAAGGCAGTTCGATCAGGGCCGGAAGCCGGACGAGGCCGGCTCCGGTGCCAGTGACTGGCGATTGTTGTTGTGCACGAACAGCGGTCGTCCTGACCCGGAACGGGCCCGCAGGCCCGCCCCTTGCCGCTCCGTCATCCGCTTCACAGGCTCGGCAGCAGCCCGGCCGGCATCAGGGAATTCAGGCAACCGCTGGCGAGCAGGTTGCTGGCGGTCTCGATATCCGGAGCGAAGAAACGGTCCTCCTGGTAGTAGGACACCTCGGCGCGCAGCAGGCCGCGGGCCTCCTCCAGCTTCGGCGAGCTCTTCAGGCCGGTGCGGAAATCCAGGCCCTGGCAGGCACCCAGCCATTCGATGGCGAGGATGCCGCGCACGTTCTCGGCCATGGCCCAGAGGCGCTTGCCGGCGTTCGGCGCCATGGACACGTGGTCCTCCTGGTTGGCCGAAGTGGGCAGGCTGTCGACGCTGGCCGGGTGGGCCAGGGCCTTGTTGTCGCTGGCCAGGGCGGCGGCGGTGACCTGGGCGATCATGAAGCCGGAGTTGACCCCGCCGTTCTCCACCAGGAAGGGCGGCAGCTGGGACATGTGCATGTCCATCATCAGCGAGATGCGCCGCTCCGACAGCGAGCCGATCTCGGCGATGGCCAGGGCGAGGTTGTCGGCGGCCATGGCCACGGGCTCGGCGTGGAAGTTGCCGCCGGAGATCACGTCGCCCTCTTCGGCGAACACCAGCGGGTTGTCGGACACCGCATTGGATTCGATCTCCAGCACCTCGGCTGCCTGGCGCAGCTGGGTCAGGCAGGCGCCCATGACCTGGGGCTGGCAGCGCAGGGAGTACGGGTCCTGGACCTTGTCGCACTTCTCGTGGGAGCGGGCGATCTCGCTGCTGGCGGTGAGCAGCTCGCGGTAGGCGGCGGCGACGTCGATCTGGCCGCGCTGGCCACGGGCGGCGTGGATGCGCGCATCGAAGGGTGCCCGCGAGCCGAGCATGGCCTCGACGCTGAGGCCGCCGCAGACGGTGGCGCCGGCGAACAGGTCCTCGGCCTCGAACAGGCCGCGCAGGGCGTAGGCGGTGGACACCTGGGTGCCGTTGAGCAGGGCCAGGCCCTCCTTGGCGGCCAGGGTCAGGGGTTCCAGGCCGGCGGCGGCCAGGGCTTCGCTGGCCGGCAGCCACTCGCCCCGGTAGCGGGCGCGGCTCTCGCCGAGCAGCACCAGGGACATGTGCGCCAGCGGCGCCAGGTCGCCGGAGGCGCCCACCGAGCCCTTGAGCGGGATGTGCGGGTAGACCTCGGCGTTGATCAGGGCCACCAGGGCGTCGATCACCTTGCGGCGGATGCCGGAGAAGCCGCGTGCCAGGCTGTTCACCTTGAGCAGCATGATCAGCCGCACCATGGCGTCGTCCAGCGGCTCGCCGACACCGGCGGCGTGGGACAGCACCAGGGAGCGCTGCAGCTTCTCCAGGTCGGCCGGGGCGATGCGGGTGGAGGCCAGCAGGCCGAAGCCGGTGTTGATGCCATAGGCCGTGCGGCCCTCGGCGACGATGCTCTCGACGCAGGCAACGCTGGCCTCGATGGCCTTGCCGGCACTGGCGTCCAGGGCCAGGCGCACGGGTTGCCGATAGGCCTGGCGCAGCTCGGCGAGGGTCAATTGGCCGGGTTTGAGGTGCAGGTTCATCGCATGTCTCCTTGTCCGCCGCCTTCCCTTGGCGGCGTTCGTTTCAAAGTCGGACGCGGCGGCGAGCGCCGCATCCCGGAAAAAGCCCCGGACTCAGGCGCCGTTGGCGACCTTGCCCAGGTTGATCGAATCGGCCGGCAGCAGCATGCGCTCCGGAATCGGTCGCCGGCTGCGGCGCGCCACCAGGTAGTAGAGGACTCCGGGCACCACCAGACCGATGATCCAGGAGATATCCACACCGCCAAGGGCCTCCACCAGCGGGCCGGTATAGAGCTTGGTGGAGATGAAGGGCAACTGCACCAGCACGCCGATGGCGTAGACGCTGATCCCCGCTACGTTCCAGCGGCCGTAGCGGCCATCGGGATCGGACAGCGCCGGTACGTCGTAGCGTTCCTTGGTGACGAAGTAGTAATCCACCAGGTTCACCGCGCTCCACGGGGTGAAGAAGGTCAGCAGGAAGAGGATGAAGGACTTGAACGCGGCCAGGAAGGAATGCTGGCCGAGCAGCGCCACCAGGGTGGAGGCGCCGACTATGCCGAGCACGAACAGCAGGCGCTGGGCGCGGGACACCTCGATGTGGCCACGGAAGCCGCTGATGATGGTGGCGATGCACATGAAGCTGCCGTAGGAGTTCAGGGTGGAGATGGTCACCTTGCCGAAGGCGATGCTGAAGTACAGCAGTGCGGCCACGGCGCCGGTGCTGCCCAGGCCGACCACGTAGGCCACTTCGCGGCCGGCGAACTGACCATTGGCCATGGCCGCGACGAACACCCCGAGGACCATGGCGATCTGCGCGCCGATCACCGAGCCCAGGCCGGCGGCGAGGAAGGTCTTCACCGGCGAGGTGTCGCTCGGCAGGTAGCGCGAGTAGTCGGCCACGTAGGGGCCGTAGGCGATCTGCCAGGACGCCGCCAGGGACACCGCGAGCAGGAAGCTGGACCAGCTGAAATGACGGTTCTGCAGCAGCTCGCCGATGTCGCCCAGGGCCATCACGCGGCTGAACAGGTAGATGAAGGCGATGATCCCGAGCACGCTGGCGATGCGGCCGATGTAGTGGATCACCCGGTAGCCGGACACGGCGGCCACGACGATCACCGCGGCGAAGAGCAGGATGCCGGCGCTGTCGCTGACCCCCAGCAACTGGCCGATGGCCTGGCCGGAGAGCACGGTGCCGGTAGCGGTGAAGCCCAGGTACATCAGGCACACCAGCACGATCGGGATGGCCGCGCCGTAGACGCCGAACTGCACGCGGCTGGAGATCATCTGCGGCAGGCCGAGCTTCGGCCCCTGGGCCGCGTGCAGGGCCATCACCGCGCCGCCGAGCAGTTGGCCGATGAACAGGCCGATCAGCGACCAGAACACATCCCCACCCAGCACCACGGCAAGCGCACCGGTGACTATCGCGGTGATCTGCAGGTTGGCGCCCATCCAGAGGGTGAACTGGCTGTAGAGGCGGCCATGGCGTTCGGCCTCGGGGATGTAGTCGATCGAGCGCCGCTCGATCAGGGGCTTGGCCGAAGGCTCTTGGGGCTGGGTCATCTATGGGTTCTCCGCTGCGGCTTGGCTGGCGATGTTCTTGTTGTTGTCCTTCGGAAACGCTCTGGCCCGCGCCGCTTCCCTGGCGGGCGCGTGCCCCCTGCGCGGCGCTCCGACCCTGGCGTCGGGTCGGAGTCCGCGCAGGGGCGCCGGCCTCAGGCCTTGCCGGTGATCATCGGCAGGTTCAGGCCCTGTTCCTTGGCACAGTCGATGGCGATCTGGTAACCGGCATCGGCATGGCGCATCACGCCGGTACCCGGGTCGTTGGTCAGCACACGGGCGATGCGTGCCGCCGCCTCGTCGGTACCGTCGCAGACGATCACCATGCCCGAGTGCTGGGAGAAGCCCATGCCCACGCCGCCGCCGTGGTGCAGCGAGACCCAGGTGGCGCCGCTGGCGGTGTTCAGCAGGGCGTTGAGCAGCGGCCAGTCGGACACGGCGTCGGAGCCGTCGGCCATGGCTTCGGTTTCACGGTTGGGGCTGGAGACCGAACCGGAGTCCAGGTGGTCGCGGCCGATGACGATGGGCGCGGACAGCTCGCCCGTGCGGACCATCTCGTTGAAGGCCAGGCCCAGCTTGGCGCGCTGGCCCAGGCCGACCCAGCAGATGCGCGCCGGCAGGCCCTGGAAGGCGATGCGCTCGCGGGCCATGTCCAGCCAGCGGTGCAGGTGGGCGTCTTCCGGGATCAGTTCCTTGACCTTGGCGTCGGTCTTGTAGATGTCCTCGGCGTTGCCCGACAGCGCGGCCCAGCGGAACGGGCCGATGCCACGGCAGAACAGCGGGCGGATGTAGGCCGGGACGAAGCCGGGGAAGTCGAAGGCATTGCTCACGCCCTCTTCCTTGGCCATCTGGCGGATGTTGTTGCCGTAGTCGAAGGTCGGTACGCCCTGCTTCTGGAAGTCCAGCATGGCCTGCACGTGCACGGCCATGGACTGCTTGGCGGCTTTCACCACGGCAGCCGGCTCGGTCTGGGCGCGGTCGCGGTACTGCTCCCAGGTCCAGCCGATCGGCAGGTAGCCATTGAGCGGGTCGTGGGCGCTGGTCTGGTCGGTGACCATGTCCGGACGCACGCCACGGCGAACCAGTTCCGGGAGGATTTCAGCGGCGTTGCCCAGCAGGGCGATGGAGATCGCCTTGCCCTCGGCGGTGTACGTGGCGATGCGCGCCAGGGCGTCGTCCAGGTCGGTGGCCTGCTCGTCGACGTAGCGGCTGCGCAGGCGGAAATCGATGCTGGTCTGCTGGCACTCGATGTTCAGCGAGCAGGCGCCGGCCAGGGTCGCGGCCAGGGGCTGGGCGCCGCCCATGCCGCCGAGGCCGGCGGTGAGCACCCAACGGCCCTTGAGGTTGCCGTTGTAGTGCTGGCGGCCTGCCTCGACGAAGGTTTCATAGGTGCCCTGGACGATGCCCTGGCTGCCGATGTAGATCCAGCTGCCGGCGGTCATCTGGCCGTACATGGCCAGGCCCTTGGCATCCAGTTCGTTGAAATGCTCCCAGGTGGCCCAGTGGGGCACCAGGTTGGAGTTGGCGATCAGCACGCGGGGTGCATTGGCGTGGGTCTTGAACACGCCCACTGGCTTGCCGGACTGCACCAGCAGGGTTTCGTCCTCGTTCAGTTGCGTGAGGGCTTCGACGATCTTGTCGTAGCACTCCCAATTGCGCGCGGCGCGGCCGATGCCGCCGTACACCACCAGTTCCTTCGGGTTCTCCGCCACCTCGGGGTCGAGGTTGTTCATCAGCATGCGCAGCGGCGCTTCGGTCAGCCAGCTCTTGGCGGTCAGCTTGTTGCCACGCGGCGCGCGGATTTCGATGTCGCGGAATTTGGTCATGCCTGGGTCCTCATGGGGTGGTAGCGGTGGGCAGTGTCACGGCAAGACTGCGCGGGTTATGCCGTGCCTATCTGCACACATATGAACTTGTACATACAAGCATATGCAATCAAGGGGCCAAACCCCGTTCGCCCATTGCCCTGGACAGCCGGAAGCCTTGCCGCACAAGGGCGACAGCCGATCACCTTGTATAGACAAGTACGGAAGGGAGGACCGGGAAAACCGTTACCGCACAGGAAAAACGCCCGCTTTCGAAGCAGTCGCGCACCAGAGTGGGGTGTTAGGTAACAGTCACTTCAGGGAAGCATCCAGCTGCCGGGCGACGTCCGCCGGCACCCAGAGCGACCAGATGTCCCGGTGCTGGCGGAAGAAGGCGTCGGCCAGCGGGCCGGCCTCGGCGCGCTCCTCGGCCATGCGCGCGAGGATGCTGTTGAACAGCGGCAGGGGGATCTGCACCTTCTCGAGGGTCTGCACCAGCGCCGGTGCCTTCTGGTGCAGGTCGCGGGAGACGCCGATGGATATCTTCGCCGGCAAGGAGCGGGTGCCGATGGGCTTGGGGTTCTTCGGGTCGATCAGGGTTTCCCAGGCCTTGCGATCGAAGGGGGGTTCTTCCAGCTGTACCAGGGGGTAACGCCCCATCAGCGGCGTCGGCGACCAGTAGTAGAAGAGGATCGGCTGCCGCTGGCGGATCGCCGAGGTGATGGCCGCATCCAGTGCCGGGCCGGTCCCGGTGCGGAAGTTCACATAACTGTCTACCAGGCCATAGGCCTTGAGCTTCTGGCTGTTGACCCCTTCGCAGGACCAGCCCGTCGGGCAGTTGTAGAAGCGGCCCTTGTTCGGGTCCTCGGGGTCCTTGAACAGCGCCTTGTAGCGCGGCAGGTCGCTGACCGAGCGCAATCCGGCGGCCGGGGCGCCCTCCCCCTTGACCAGGTACTCCGGCACCCACCAGCCCTCGGTGGCACCTTGCACCGGCTCGCCAACGGCGAAGACCTCGCCGGCCGCCTCGGCCTTGCGCCACAACTCGCTGCGCCCGGCCCACTGCTCGGCGATCAGCTGGACATCGTTCTGCCGCAGGGCGTTCTCCATGGTCAGGGTGTTACCGGGAAGCACGTCGGTCTTGCAGCCATAGCCTTTTTCCAGCAGCACCCGCAGGACCTCGGTGGTGAACATGCCGCTCTCCCAGTTCAGCCCGGCCAGCACCACGGGCTTGGGATAGGGGCATCCGGCGGCCTTGGCTTCCAGTGAGGCGGGGACCAGCAGGGACAGCAGGATGGTGGCAAGGACGCTGTGGCGGGGCATGGACGGCACCGGTGGGCGTGGCGGGCGACAGGTTAGGTGTAGACCCTGTGGCCTGATCCTGCCCGCTGGCCGGCAATGCCGGTGGGAGACTCGATGTCGATCAGCTAGCTGTAGGTTGGGCCAAGCGCAGCGCGGCCCAACGTGCGAGCCAGGCTGTTGGGCTTCGCGTCGCTCAGCCACAACCTACAGGAGAGGGAGGTTTCAGCGGGGAGTCAGCTCGATCAGGCACAGGGTGCCGGTGCCGGCGAGCTTCAGCTCGGCCAACTGCCCCTGGTTTTCCAGGTGCAGGCAGTCGTGCCGGCCCAATGAGCCTGCGGCCACGTCGTCCAGGCTCGCGGCCACCTCGCCATCGGCGGCGAACAGCAGCAGGGTGGTGGCGGCGCTGAACAGCTTCAGCTCGCCATCGATGGGCAGCCATTGCAGGCGCGCGGTGTAACGCTGCGGGGAGTAGATGAGGTTGAAGTCGCGGATCGGACCGTCGAGCAGCTCGCAGTCCACCACGCTGCCGCCATCGAAGGCGAAGGCGTCCAGGGCGGTCAGGTCGCGAGAGAGATGGCCGTCCACCTCGAGGCGCATGCCGGCGCCTTCGAGCACGGTGATCACCCGCTGGTAGCCGGTGAAGGCGGAGAAGCCGCCGGACTCGCCCACATCGGCGATGGACAGGCGCCAGCCGAAGCCATCGAGACCGTCACCCGCGTCACGGGTGATTTCCAGGGTGGAACCCGCGCCGTTTTTCCAGGGCATGCGGGGGTAATCGGCGGCGCGCAGCAAGCGGGATTGGCTCATGAACCGAAACGTCCTTCGAGGCGATAGCGGGAACCGGGGTAAAGCAGGCGGGCGCTGGTCACGGTGTTGCGCCCGGACCAGGTGCGCCGGCGAATCAGCAGGCAGGGCTCGCCGCGCTCGATCTGCAGCAGCCGGCACTCATCGGCATCGGCCAGGATGGCCTCGACCACATGCTCGCCCTCGGTCAACGGCGCCACCTGGGACAGGTAGGCATAGGGCGTCTGGCGGGTGAAGTCCTGCTTCAGGTAATCGGGGGCGACCACGGGGTTCACGAAGCGGTCTTCGATCTGTACCGGCACGTCATTCTCGAAATGCACGATGCGCGAGTGGAACACCCGCTGGCCTTCGCGCAGATCCAGCGCCATGGCGCGCTCGGGGCCGGCCACTTCGTCCACCAGGCTGACCACCACGCAATGGTGGCGATGACCGCGCTGGGCGATCTCCTCGGCGATGTTGTGCACCTCGAACAGCGCCGACTGGCCCTTGGGCTCGGCGACGAAGGTGCCCACGCCCTGCATGCGCACCAGCATGCCTTCGGCGGTCAGCTCGCGCAGGGCACGATTGATGGTCATGCGGCTGAAGCCCAGCTCGTTGACCAGTTCGCTCTCGGACGGCACGCGGTAATGCGGCGGCCAGGCGCCGCTCTGGATCTGCTGGCTGATCATCTGTTTGACCCGCGCATAGAGCGGCGCGGGCGCCTCTCCCATCTGGGCGGCCAGCGAAGTTGGTGCGTTGGGCGAACTGGGCACGGGAATCTCCTTGTCGGCGAGCGCGGGACCCTGGAAGGAATACTGGCGGAGCCCGGAACTGGGTTCCCGCCTCCCGGCATGTACCGGAATCGACAATTCCAGACAAGTGCGCGACTGGCGTGAGTTTACGTTACCCACAAACGTCTGTATATGTATATACAAATAAAACAACCCACATCCCGGGGCCTCACCATGTCCGCTTTCTTCGCCGAACGCGCCCTGCTGCCGCAAGGCTGGGCACGCAATGTCCGCTTCGAAGTCTGTTCCGCCGGCCTCATCGAGCAGGTCCTGGTGGATGCCGATGCAGAAGGCGCCGAGCGCCTCCAGGGCCCCGTGCTGGCGGGCATGCCGAACCTGCACTCCCACGCCTTCCAGCGCGCCATGGCCGGTCTCGCCGAGGTGGCGGGCAACCCCAATGACAGCTTCTGGACCTGGCGCGACCTGATGTATCGCCTGGTCGGCCGGATCACCCCGGAGCAACTGGAAGTGATCGCCCGGCAGCTCTACATCGAGATGCTCAAGGCCGGCTACACCAGCGTCGCCGAGTTCCACTACGTGCACCATGACGTCGATGGCCGCCGCTACGCCGACCCCGCCGAACTCGCGCTGCGGGTCAGCCAGGCCGCCCGCGACGTCGGCATCGGCCTGACCCTGCTGCCGGTGCTCTACAGCCATGCAGGTTTCGGTGGCCAGGCCCCCAACGACGGCCAGCGTCGCTTCATCCACAGCACCGAGAGCTACCTGGCCCTGCAGGAGCGCCTGCGCGGCGAACTGGCGCGCCAGCCCAACCAGCAGCTGGGCCTGTGCTTCCACTCCCTGCGCGCGGTCACCCCGGAGCAGCTGGCTACCGTGCTGGCGGCCGAACAGGGCCAGCGCCCGATCCATATCCATATCGCCGAACAGCAGAAGGAAGTGGACGACTGCCTGGCCTGGAGCGGCCGTCGCCCGCTGCAATGGCTCTACGACAACGCCTCGGTGGACCAACGCTGGTGCCTGGTGCACGCCACCCACGCCCAGCCCGACGAAGTGGCGGCGATGGCTAGCAGCGGCGCGGTGGCCGGGCTCTGCCTGACCACCGAGGCCAACCTGGGCGACGGCATCTTCCCGGCGGTGGACTTCCTCGCCCAGGGCGGCCGCCTGGGCATCGGCTCGGATAGCCATGTCTCGGTCAGCGTGGTGGAGGAACTGCGTTGGCTGGAATACGGCCAGCGCCTGCGCGACCAGCGCCGCAACCGCCTCTACCGCGCCGAGCAGCCGCAGGTCGGCCGCACCCTGTACGACGCCGCCCTTGCCGGTGGCGCCCAGGCCCTGGGCCAGCCGGTGGGCGAGCTGGCGGTGGGCAAACGTGCCGACTGGCTGGTGCTGGACGGCAATGACCCCTACCTCGCCACGGCCGAAGGCGACGCCCTGCTCAACCGCTGGCTGTTCGCCGGCGGCGACCGCCAGGTGCGGGATGTCATGGTGGCCGGGAACTGGGTGGTGCGCGATGGCCGGCACGCGGCCGAGGGAGAAACGGCGCGGGCCTTCACCGGGGTATTGCGCGACGTGCTGGGCTGATCCGGCACGGATCCTAGCCCGGATGAAATCCGGGAGCGGTGGTCGGGTCTTCCCCGGATTTCATCCGGGCTACAAGCCTGCGTACGGGTGGACCACGCTTCACCGGTCCACCATTCGGCGTGGTGCCAGGCTCCGTTGGTGGATGTGAAAAGCGACATCCACCCGAGCAGACCGGCAGGCTTGCGCAGAAACATAGGATCTACCGACTGGCTCCACGTAGGTTGTGGCTGAGCTACGCGAAGCCCAACGAAACGGCGCCCGACGTTGGGCCGCGCTGCGCTTGGCGCCAACCTACGGGATCGCCGTGTCCGGCGTGCGCCAGATCAGCAGGTCGGTGTCATAGCCCTGCTCTTCCGCCACTTCCAGCAGCCGCTCGCGGGTCGCCTCCGACACCACCGGCGTGCGTGACAGCAGCCAGAGGTACTTGCGATCGGGATTGCCCACCAGCGCGGTGCGGTAGTCATCGTCCAGGTAGAGCACCCAGTAGTCGCCCTTGGTGAGACCCGGCAGGAGCCGGGAGAACCAGTTGTCGAAACTCACCCAGAGCTTGTCGGTGCGCCCCTCCACCTGGGGCACGGCCCGGCCACGGGCCTGCTTCCAGTCGCCGTCCAGGTCGCGGCAGCGGTTGAGCACGCCCAGACTGCCGTCGCCCTCCAGGCTGTAGTGGGCTTCGGACTGCGCGCAGCCGCGCTGGAAGAACATCGGCAGGCGCGCCAGCTCGTACCAGGTGCCCTGGTAACGCTGCAGGTCCACCGCCGCGACCGTGCGCGGCGGCACCGGCGCCTCGCCCTGGCTGGCGCAGCCGGCCAGCAGCAGGGCCGCCAGCAGCGCGCCCAGGCGCATCACTTGAGGCCCTTGCCGGAGAACATCAGCACCTTGTCACCGCCGTACTGCACGCTGACGAAGGTCTTCTCGTCACCCCAGGTGCAGCTGGTGAAGCCCACGGCGCCCGAGCACTCGGTGGGGTTGCCGAGCAGTTGCTCCACTTCCGCCTTGGTCATGCCGGTCTTGAGCTTGGAGTAATTCTCAGAACTGAGTTTGTTGCAGGCGGCCAGCACCAGGCAGCAGGACAACAGGGCGAGGATACGCAGGGACATGTGGAGCTCCTTGGACGATAGGTTGCGACAAGCTTGGCACAGCGGTCGCGGGGTCGCCCATTTGAGCCATGAAGTGGTGGAAAAGTGCCAGCACCCGGCAAGATTTCGCGACGCGCCTAGAAGCGCGAGCCAGGTTTCTGCAGGAACTCAGTCTCTTCGGCGCTGGAGGGGCGGCCGAGCACCGCGTTGCGGTGGGGGAAGCGACCGAAGCGGGCAATCACCGCCCGGTGGCGCTCGGAGAAATCGAAGAAGTTGGCGAACAGCTCCCGCTCGGCGTCGGCGGCGCCGTCCAGCAGCAGGCGGTAGCGGTAGAGCGCGCGCTCCTGGCTGGCCAGGTCCTCGGCGTGCTCCAGCACCAGGTAGATGAACACCTGGCGGATCGGCGCGAGGTCCCGCTCCAGCCCCCGGGCCAGGCCCTCGCTCACCAGCGCCTGGGCGCGGGCGTCGCCGGCAAAACCTCGGGGACTGTCACGGAAGATCATGCGCGGCAACTGGTCCAGCAGGATGACCAGGGCGAGCCAGCCGTCGGGCACCGCGCTCCACTCGGCGAGACCACCGTCCAGGGCCTGCTCCACCCACGCGCCGAAGCGTTCGCGGGCATCGCGGTCCTGCTGGTCCTTCTTGCCGAACCAGAGCCCTTGGCGCGCCGCCGCGACCTCGCCGGCGGCGGCCTCGGGGCCGAACCACCAGTCGAGCAGCGGCTGCCAGGGCTGCACCGGTTACTCCTGGTGGTAACCGGTGACGCGGGCGACTTCTTCCTTGGAACCGAGGAAGACCGGCACGCGCTGGTGCAGGGAAGTCGGCTGGATATCGAGGATGCGCTGGCGACCATCGGTGGAGGCGCCGCCGGCCTGCTCGATGATGAAGGACATCGGGTTGGCCTCGTACATCAGGCGCAGCTTGCCGGGTTTCTCCGGCTCACGGGCGTCCCAGGGGTACATGAAGACGCCGCCGCGGGTGAGGATGCGGTGTACGTCGGCCACCATGGAGGCGATCCAGCGCATGTTGTAGTTCTTGCCCAGCGGGCCTTCCTTGCCGGCCAGCATCTCGTCGACGTAGCGCTTCACGGGGGCTTCCCAGTGGCGCTGGTTGGACATGTTGATGGCGAATTCAGCGGTGGTTTCCGGCACGCGGATGTTGTCGTGGGTGAGCACGAAGCTGCCCAGTTCGCGATCCAGGGTGAAGCCCTTGACGCCGTCGCCCAGGGTCAGCAGCAGCATGGTCTGCGGGCCGTAGATGGCGTAGCCGGCGGCGACCTGCTTGGCGCCCGGCTGGAGGAAGGCCTGCTCGTTGAGGCTGTCGTTCTGCGACAGGTGCTGCTCGGGGCAACGCAGCACCGAGAAGATGGTCCCCACCGACACGTTCACGTCGATGTTGGAGGAGCCGTCCAGCGGGTCGAACACCAGCAGGTAGGCACCCTTGGGGTACTTGCCGGGGATCTGGTAGGCGTTGTCCATCTCCTCGGAGGCCATGCCGGCCAGGTGGCCGCCCCACTCGTTGGCTTCCAGCAGGATCTCGTTGGACATCACGTCCAGCTTCTTCTGCACTTCGCCCTGCACGTTCTCGGTGCCCATGCTGCCGAGTACGCCGCCCAGCGCGCCCTTGGACACCGCATGGCTGATTTCCTTGCAGGCGCGCGCGACGACCTCTATGAGGAAGCGCAGATCGGCAGGGGTGTTGTGGCTTCTGGTCTGCTCGATCAGGTAGCGACTCAGGGTAACGCGGGACATGGATTGGCTCCGGAGGGTGGAAAAATGCGCGCAGTTTAGCGCGACTCGGTGGTCAATGCCTCTCAGCGGGATGGAAGGCGCCGAAGAGGCCGTTGTGATTGCCCGCGAGGG is a genomic window of Pseudomonas resinovorans NBRC 106553 containing:
- a CDS encoding DUF924 family protein, with amino-acid sequence MQPWQPLLDWWFGPEAAAGEVAAARQGLWFGKKDQQDRDARERFGAWVEQALDGGLAEWSAVPDGWLALVILLDQLPRMIFRDSPRGFAGDARAQALVSEGLARGLERDLAPIRQVFIYLVLEHAEDLASQERALYRYRLLLDGAADAERELFANFFDFSERHRAVIARFGRFPHRNAVLGRPSSAEETEFLQKPGSRF
- a CDS encoding class 1 fructose-bisphosphatase, whose amino-acid sequence is MSRVTLSRYLIEQTRSHNTPADLRFLIEVVARACKEISHAVSKGALGGVLGSMGTENVQGEVQKKLDVMSNEILLEANEWGGHLAGMASEEMDNAYQIPGKYPKGAYLLVFDPLDGSSNIDVNVSVGTIFSVLRCPEQHLSQNDSLNEQAFLQPGAKQVAAGYAIYGPQTMLLLTLGDGVKGFTLDRELGSFVLTHDNIRVPETTAEFAINMSNQRHWEAPVKRYVDEMLAGKEGPLGKNYNMRWIASMVADVHRILTRGGVFMYPWDAREPEKPGKLRLMYEANPMSFIIEQAGGASTDGRQRILDIQPTSLHQRVPVFLGSKEEVARVTGYHQE